The genomic region TTAAAAAATTAAAGTGGACAACACCTCTTCCACCTTTCTTAAGTTTACAAATAAATGTGGAATCTTTTTCTATTGGTACAGATTTCCAAATTCGTAAAGAAGTTGAATCCTATTTTTCCAAAATAACAGACAATAATACTATGCAAGAACAAGCAATTACTTCTGCATTTTCAAAGAGTGTACCAATTATTTCACAGATCAAACAGTACCCAATTCATAAAAAGCAAAAAGTGAATATATTTGAACACAATAAATCTTTAAAAGAATTAACTGTTGAAGAAATATTTATAAAAATGTGTGAGTTAAAAAATCAAACTCTTGATGAAAATTTGCTCACAGCATTTAGAAGTTTAATTTCCAATGAGAATAAATAAAGGTAATTAAATTGAAATTGTTAAAAATAGAACTCGAAAATTTAAATTCTCTTTATGGACGACACAGTATAGATTTTATCAAAGACTTACAGAGTGCTCCAATTTTTCTAATAATGGGTGCAACAGGTTCTGGAAAATCCACCTTAATGGATGCTATGTCGTTAGCATTATTTGGACAAACTCCGCGTTTAGCAAAAAATAAAGCGGAGAAGGATCTTGAAAATGACAGTCGGCTTGTTATGTCAAGAGGCACTTATTCTGCTTATGCACAATTAACCTTTCAAAAAACAGAACATGGACAGACTAAAATTTATAGAGCAACTTGGCAATGCGAACGTGCTTTTAAAAAAGCAGATGGAAAATTTAAAGACCCAAGAAGAGTTTTAGAAATCTTTGATCAAAATTCTGAAAGTTTTATTGAGCTAATAAGCGATCACAGACCTAAATTTTACGAACCCTATTTTGAAAAAGTATTAGAGAATTTAAGTGTCCAGGATTTCAAAAGAATGGTTCTACTTGCTCAAGGAGAATTTGCCGCCTTTTTAAAGGCAAATGAAGATGAAAGAGCAGAAATTTTAGAACGCTTAACCAATACTGAAATTTATAGAGAAATCGGCAAAAAAGCGGCTGATAAAAAGAAAGAGCTTGAAGAAAAAGTCTATACCATACAAACAAGTTTGACTAGCTTAAACTTATTATCAGATGAAGAAGAAGACTATTTAAAAAGCAATAAAATACAAATAGAAGTTGATCTCGAGAATTTAGCTCTAGAATTAAAATCTATTGAAAATGGCATGAGCTGGTTTCTTAGAGAAGAGGATCTCAAGCTGAGATTTGAACAAGCAAATGAAAAATTCGAAGCTATTTTACTAGAAATCAAAGATAATCAATCTCATTTTGAACGTATTGATTCCTATCAAAAAGCAAAAAAAGCTATAGAACTTATATTAAATGAAAGAAGATTATTTGAAAAAAAATCTGAAACCTTTTCTGAAATTGAAGACAAAAAAAAGCAATTATACGAATTAAATAATGAGAGTGACGAGCTCCAAATAAAAATAAATTTATTTAAAAACAATCTATATCAAAGCAAAAAAAATTATGCTGATATTAAAGATGATATCTTAAAATCTCGAGCACTCCACCAAGAGAAGCAGCGAATTACAGAAGAGAATAAAACAAAGTCCATTCATTTATCAGAAATTAGCTTTGAAAAAAATAAAAAAAATTCTCAACTTTCAGATATTTTATGTCAACGAGATTTACTTGAAAAAGAAAAATTAAAGTTATTAGAATTTCTTAAAAGCGATCTTAAAATAACCGATCATTTGCATAAAAAAGCTACACAAGAACTTGAAATAGCAAATGAAAATTTTAACTTAGTTAAAAATGAAATTTTTCAAATTATAACTCCTTATCATCATCCAAATGAAAAAATGGAATGTTATGAACTTGAAAAAAACCATTTAAATCAGTTACTAAAAAAAATATCTAAACTCATTTGGGAACAAAAAAACTTAGATGAAAAATCAGCATCCATTACAAAATACAAAGATGAAATTTCAAATTTAGATCAATCAAGCAAAATTGAAAAAAATAAAATAATTCAACTAAAAATTTTATTAAAAGAAGTTGAAATTGAATTAAAAAACTTAAATGATGATATTTCTAATTTATCTTGGGCAATGGAAATAGCTAAAAATAGACGCCTCCTACATGACAATCAAGATTGTCCACTTTGTGGAAGCAAAGAACATCCTTATTTTTTACAAAAGACTTATGCGACTGTTGATCAAGCAGTTCTAGAAAAATACAAAAAATTATTAACTATTAAAGAAAATTCTGAAAAAAATTATCTAGAATTGGTTTCGAAAATAAATTATTCAGAAGCCACCCTAAAATCCCAGACACTAAATAAAAATAAATTGAGCATTGAACTTGATCAATTGAATGAGCAAATCAATTCTCAAAGCAAAGTGATTAAAAATTTTGCTTCTGATACTTTAAAATTAAAAGTTATAGAGCAAGAAAGTTTCCTTGAAATATTGAACAAAGCAGAATTGGATTACAAAAAGCAATATGAATCGATCGAAAAATTGCATGGCAAACTTGTTAAAACCTATCAAAATTATAATACACAAAAAGATATTTATACAGAAAAAAAAGAAAATAATAATAAATACTTAATTAAATATAATGAAATTTTAGAAACATTAAATAATCAATGTAACGATTTTGTATTAGAATCTCTTCTAAATGATTCGAATGATAATATCAATTTTAATCAATTATATTTTAATTCTCGTAATGCTTTTATGGAATTCAAAAAAATAGATGACAATCTAAAATTATTAAATAATAATATTATGAAAATATCTCTTGAAATCGACAATTTTAAAAGCAGAGAAAACAACCTAAAACTCGAAGTTTATAATTTACAAAACAAATTAGAAAATATAACAATAGAATTGTCAAAATATTTAGAAGGTGAAAACCCGGACATTTTTGAAGCAAATTTATTCTGTAAAATTGAGGAAAACGAAAATATATTAAAAAATGCTGAGAATTTGTTTGCAGAATTTAATAATAAAATCTCAATCCTCAAATTTTCAATTGAAAATTTAACAAATATTCACGAAAATATAACTTTTGAGGCAAATGAACTTAGCGAAAAAATTGAATATGAACTTATATCAATTAAAATTCTAACAAGAGAAGCCGCTATATCTCTCAATATTCCTGAAGACTTCAATATTAATTATACAAACTTAAAAAATAAGCTTGAAATTGAAAAAATCTCTTTAAAAGAAAATAAAATGCAAAGAGAAATTGATCTTAAAGAGCATATTTTAAAAAATCCATTTCAGAATATTCATGAAAATTTACAATCATTGCAGGAGAAAAAAAATGTTTTGGAACAAAACATTTTAAACAAGAGAAACGAATACACAGAATTACATGCAAAAATAATTAACAATAATCTAAATAAAGCAAAGATCTCAAGCCAAAAAAGTGAACTTGAAAAAATACAAGTTGAATACAATACTTGGCTTAAACTACACCAACTTATAGGTATTGGCGAAGGAAATCAGTTTAAAAAATTTGCACAAATTTTAAATTTAGAAGAACTGATAACAAAAGCAAATGCACACCTGGCCCGTTTTGAAAAGCGATATTCTCTGGCCCCTGCTCTCGACGCAAACGGTGTTCCACGCCTCGCTTTTGCAATTAAAGACGGTTATCATGCTGATGAAGCACGATCCTTTAAAACATTATCAGGTGGTGAAACTTTTTTAGTTTCGTTAGCTTTGGCGCTGGCGCTTGCTGATTATCGATCTGTAAAAATGCCTGTAGAAACCATTTTACTCGATGAAGGCTTTGGAACGCTTGATCCCTCCACTCTACAAACTGCTATGAGTGCTCTTGAGTCACTCCACTCAACAGGCACTCAGGTAGGCATTATCAGCCATGTGGAGGTGCTCAAAGAGTCGATTCCTTCACGTATAATAGTAGAAAAACTTGGGAATGGGCATTCTACATTAAGAGTTGAAGTTTAGGACAAGGATAAAAAATGAATATCAATGAATACTTGAATAAAAAAATCATTTCGAGAGCCTGGTTACCTGGTTTTGGTGTGTTTGAACGAGAAGTGAGGCGTTTTTTTGCTGTGCCCGCACAGACAATTCTCGCCCCGTTTGGCAGCTCCATCCTTTATTTTGCCCTATTTGGTCTATCAATTGGTAAGCTACTCGCTACAGGCCATAACTCAATTTTAACCCATGGTTTTAATTATATTACATTTTTAATTCCAGGCATTATGGCTATGGAAATTATCAACGCTGCGATCCAAAATCCAATGAGCAGTATTATGATTGCAAAATGGACCGGAACTATAGTCGATATGCTCATGGCGCCTCTGTCACCATTTGCAATGTGGCTTGCTTTTGTCTCAGGTGCTATTATCAGAGCACTTATCGTTGGTATTGCTGTATTTTTATCAGGGGCATTGTGTGCAGGAAATTTTATTTTCTTTAATCCCTTTCCTTTAATATTGGCAATTATTCTGGCAGTCGGCATTTTTGGTAGTCTCGGAATTGCCGCTGGAGCGATATGCAAATCATGGGAACAGATCGGAGTTATTCTTTCATTTATTGTTCAGCCTCTAGTCTTTTTCTCTGGTGTTTTTTTCTCATTTAATTCTTTTCCAGAATGGATTCAACCAATACGTTTTTTTAATCCAATTTTTTATATTGTGAGCATGTTTCGTTATTCTATTTTAGGTGTTTCAGACACAACTCCTCTCATTTCTTATGGGATATCAACTGTCTTTTTAATTATTTCCTCTATTTTTGCCATAATCGTGTTGAAATCTGGTTTTGGTTTGAGGTCGTAAAATGTTAAATCAATCAATTGCAATAGAATTAAAAAATGTTTCTAAAACCTATAAAATGCCAAAAGGTGATTTTTTTCAAGCATTAAAACCTCTAAATTTAACCATAAAAAGCGGTGAGTGCTTTGCATTATTAGGTCATAATGGAGCCGGTAAAACAACTATAATAAGTTTACTTGCTGGCGTAAACAAACCCACAACGGGTGATGTTTTTATCAATGGTTTGAGTGTAACAAATCAATCTGAAAAAACAAAACGTATGATTGGTGTTGTTCAACAGGAATTAATTGCTGATTCCTTTTTTAATCTACCGACGATGCTAAATATTCAAAGTAAATTATCTGGTGTCATACCAGATAAACATTGGATAGATTTTTTATTAGAAAAGTTACAACTCCAAGAACATATAAAAAAAACAACTCGAGAATTAAGTGGAGGTATGAAGCGGCGCATGATGATTGCTCGTGCTTTAGTCCACAAACCGAAAATTCTAATCTTAGATGAGCCGACTGCCGGGGTTGACATCCAACTCCGGCAAAGTATGTGGAAATTTATTGAAGAACTCCATCTCAATGGTTTGACAATTATTCTGACAACTCATTATTTACAAGAAGCTGAAGAATACTGCAGCCGTATTGCAATTATGAAAAGTGGAGAAATTGTAACTTTAAAAGAAAACAAAGAACTTCTCTCCCTTGGCGGTAAGCATAAAGTTTCCTGTCTTATTGAAGTGCCAAATGTTCATCAATGGCTCGCTAAGCACTCAGCATTCCTAAAAGAAAATGCAATCGGGTTTGAACCTGTTAAAAAAGTTTCAAATAGCACGGGAGATCTCAAAATCTCTCTCAACTATGAAAAGGGAGAAATGTCTTCTTTTTTAGCATCTTCAAAAAAACTGAATGAAATTTCTCACAAACTTTCCTTGAAAATTTCAGAAATATTTACAGAATCTCCAGGTCTTGAAGAAGTTTACATGAAAATCAATGAAGGAGATCTCAAGATCTAACCCCACCCACCGATAAGCTCTTAGACTTAGTATAGGAGCTTAAATTTATGAAAAATTTTCGTATATTTTATGTTTTTACCTCTCTTTTCATAGTTTCCTGTGGGAAAGAAAAATCGGATACTCCGGATAGCATGAGCGCTAACCGTCTAAAAGCATTTGGTACTTTCAGTACTAACATGCAGAAAGCAAATATAGATGGGGACTTCAATCGCCTTGATTCCGTTGGGAAAGGCTTCAAAAGTATCACTGGGGTATCTGCAAATCGTTGTTTAGAAAATCAAACATCTTATTTCACTTTAGATCCATCTGCAAATATTGATTATCAAACAGACTTAAGCCAACAACAGCTCCTCAATAAAATTGGTGTGGGCGTAAGCGCAACAATTCCGGTAAATGTGTCCGGAGTGCCCGTTACAATTTCACCTGAAGCAAGCTACGCAAGAGAAGCAAGCGTTGATAACCTTTCCCGTACAGGAACAGTGACTATTAAAATAGTTAAAGGAAAATATTCATTAGGAAAAATCAATCCTGCAAATCCATATAAAATAAATGACAAATACGCACAAAGTCTCAATAATAGTACCGGCGAATTCTTTGCACTTTGTGGAGATAGAGTGATTTCTCAACAAAATGCTGAAGCTAGTTTGGTTATTACAACAGTCTTTCGTTTTAACAACTCACAAACCAAAAGCACATTCGATGCTTCATTAGGGGCAAAAATACCAATTCCTTTCAGCTTTGGTGGTAAAAAAGCTGATTTGAAAACCGGTGACAAAACAGAAAGCAAAAAAGTGGAATCATCTCCAAATACTGAAGTGAAAACTGCAGATGCAAAGAAAACAGATGATTCAACAAACAGCTCAACTGCAAAAAAAGATGAATCTTCTCCTAC from Fluviispira vulneris harbors:
- a CDS encoding AAA family ATPase, with the protein product MKLLKIELENLNSLYGRHSIDFIKDLQSAPIFLIMGATGSGKSTLMDAMSLALFGQTPRLAKNKAEKDLENDSRLVMSRGTYSAYAQLTFQKTEHGQTKIYRATWQCERAFKKADGKFKDPRRVLEIFDQNSESFIELISDHRPKFYEPYFEKVLENLSVQDFKRMVLLAQGEFAAFLKANEDERAEILERLTNTEIYREIGKKAADKKKELEEKVYTIQTSLTSLNLLSDEEEDYLKSNKIQIEVDLENLALELKSIENGMSWFLREEDLKLRFEQANEKFEAILLEIKDNQSHFERIDSYQKAKKAIELILNERRLFEKKSETFSEIEDKKKQLYELNNESDELQIKINLFKNNLYQSKKNYADIKDDILKSRALHQEKQRITEENKTKSIHLSEISFEKNKKNSQLSDILCQRDLLEKEKLKLLEFLKSDLKITDHLHKKATQELEIANENFNLVKNEIFQIITPYHHPNEKMECYELEKNHLNQLLKKISKLIWEQKNLDEKSASITKYKDEISNLDQSSKIEKNKIIQLKILLKEVEIELKNLNDDISNLSWAMEIAKNRRLLHDNQDCPLCGSKEHPYFLQKTYATVDQAVLEKYKKLLTIKENSEKNYLELVSKINYSEATLKSQTLNKNKLSIELDQLNEQINSQSKVIKNFASDTLKLKVIEQESFLEILNKAELDYKKQYESIEKLHGKLVKTYQNYNTQKDIYTEKKENNNKYLIKYNEILETLNNQCNDFVLESLLNDSNDNINFNQLYFNSRNAFMEFKKIDDNLKLLNNNIMKISLEIDNFKSRENNLKLEVYNLQNKLENITIELSKYLEGENPDIFEANLFCKIEENENILKNAENLFAEFNNKISILKFSIENLTNIHENITFEANELSEKIEYELISIKILTREAAISLNIPEDFNINYTNLKNKLEIEKISLKENKMQREIDLKEHILKNPFQNIHENLQSLQEKKNVLEQNILNKRNEYTELHAKIINNNLNKAKISSQKSELEKIQVEYNTWLKLHQLIGIGEGNQFKKFAQILNLEELITKANAHLARFEKRYSLAPALDANGVPRLAFAIKDGYHADEARSFKTLSGGETFLVSLALALALADYRSVKMPVETILLDEGFGTLDPSTLQTAMSALESLHSTGTQVGIISHVEVLKESIPSRIIVEKLGNGHSTLRVEV
- a CDS encoding ABC transporter permease translates to MNINEYLNKKIISRAWLPGFGVFEREVRRFFAVPAQTILAPFGSSILYFALFGLSIGKLLATGHNSILTHGFNYITFLIPGIMAMEIINAAIQNPMSSIMIAKWTGTIVDMLMAPLSPFAMWLAFVSGAIIRALIVGIAVFLSGALCAGNFIFFNPFPLILAIILAVGIFGSLGIAAGAICKSWEQIGVILSFIVQPLVFFSGVFFSFNSFPEWIQPIRFFNPIFYIVSMFRYSILGVSDTTPLISYGISTVFLIISSIFAIIVLKSGFGLRS
- a CDS encoding ABC transporter ATP-binding protein codes for the protein MLNQSIAIELKNVSKTYKMPKGDFFQALKPLNLTIKSGECFALLGHNGAGKTTIISLLAGVNKPTTGDVFINGLSVTNQSEKTKRMIGVVQQELIADSFFNLPTMLNIQSKLSGVIPDKHWIDFLLEKLQLQEHIKKTTRELSGGMKRRMMIARALVHKPKILILDEPTAGVDIQLRQSMWKFIEELHLNGLTIILTTHYLQEAEEYCSRIAIMKSGEIVTLKENKELLSLGGKHKVSCLIEVPNVHQWLAKHSAFLKENAIGFEPVKKVSNSTGDLKISLNYEKGEMSSFLASSKKLNEISHKLSLKISEIFTESPGLEEVYMKINEGDLKI